In Spirochaetales bacterium, one DNA window encodes the following:
- a CDS encoding DUF1846 domain-containing protein, which produces MIPCCFDNEKYLKEQEAAILDRVRRFNNKLYLEFGGKLLFDYHASRVLPGFDPNVKMRLLRKMKDNVAIILCIYSGDIERKKVRADFGITYDTDALKLIDDLREWGLDIVGVVITRFEEQPAAMVFKNKLMRNGIKVYTHRYTKGYPTDVDLIVSDSGYGANEYIETNRPLVVVTGPGPGSGKLATCLSQLYHDYKHGIHSGYAKFETFPIWNLPIKHPVNIAYEAATADLADVNLIDHFHLEAYGEKVVNYNRDLEIFPVLKRILEKITGGESVYKSPTDMGVNRAGYGITDDEAVREAAGQEVIRRYFRYSCEYRAGLSDYHTVEKNILLMEELGLTPESRNTVIPARKAAEEARQTGKGHNGIFCGAAIELPDGTIVTGKNSTVMHSASAMVLNAIKYLAQIPDTIHLLPESIIASVWKLKSDVYASKQLSLDLEETLIALSISATSNPVASIALEKLKSFKGCEVHMTHIPSPGDEAGLRKLGVNLTGEPNFATKDLFLG; this is translated from the coding sequence ATGATTCCATGCTGTTTCGACAATGAAAAATATCTCAAAGAACAGGAAGCAGCCATTCTCGATCGGGTACGCAGATTCAACAACAAACTCTACCTCGAGTTCGGCGGAAAGCTTTTGTTCGACTACCACGCATCCCGGGTTCTTCCGGGATTCGATCCGAATGTCAAAATGCGGCTTCTCAGAAAAATGAAGGACAATGTGGCGATTATCCTCTGTATCTATTCGGGCGACATCGAACGGAAAAAAGTAAGGGCCGATTTCGGGATCACCTATGATACCGACGCCCTCAAACTTATCGACGATCTACGGGAATGGGGTCTCGATATCGTCGGGGTCGTCATTACCAGATTCGAAGAACAGCCCGCGGCCATGGTTTTCAAGAACAAGCTGATGCGAAACGGCATCAAGGTCTACACGCACCGCTACACCAAGGGGTATCCCACCGATGTCGATCTCATCGTCAGTGATTCAGGCTACGGTGCGAACGAATATATCGAAACGAACCGGCCGCTCGTCGTCGTCACCGGTCCGGGTCCGGGAAGCGGCAAACTCGCCACATGCCTTTCACAGCTTTATCACGATTACAAACACGGCATTCATTCCGGATACGCGAAGTTCGAAACATTCCCCATCTGGAACCTCCCCATCAAGCATCCGGTCAATATCGCTTATGAAGCGGCAACCGCGGATCTCGCCGATGTCAACCTTATCGATCATTTTCATCTCGAGGCGTACGGGGAGAAGGTCGTCAATTACAACCGGGATCTCGAGATATTTCCGGTTCTAAAGCGTATCCTCGAAAAAATTACGGGCGGCGAGTCCGTTTACAAGTCCCCGACGGACATGGGGGTCAATCGCGCCGGCTATGGTATCACCGACGACGAGGCTGTCCGGGAGGCAGCAGGACAGGAAGTCATCAGACGGTATTTCCGTTACTCATGCGAATACAGAGCGGGACTTTCCGATTATCATACGGTCGAAAAGAACATCCTTCTCATGGAAGAACTCGGTCTGACTCCGGAATCGAGAAATACAGTCATTCCCGCGCGTAAGGCGGCGGAAGAGGCCCGACAAACGGGAAAGGGACACAATGGTATCTTCTGCGGCGCGGCAATCGAGCTTCCCGACGGAACGATCGTCACTGGGAAAAACTCGACGGTGATGCATTCGGCGTCCGCCATGGTATTGAACGCGATCAAATATCTCGCGCAGATTCCCGACACGATCCATCTCCTTCCCGAATCGATTATCGCCTCCGTGTGGAAACTGAAAAGCGACGTCTACGCTTCAAAACAATTGAGTCTCGATCTCGAGGAAACACTGATCGCCCTCAGTATCAGCGCGACGAGTAACCCGGTCGCCTCGATCGCCCTTGAAAAACTGAAAAGCTTCAAGGGGTGCGAGGTCCATATGACCCATATCCCTTCTCCCGGCGACGAGGCGGGCCTGAGAAAACTCGGTGTCAATCTGACCGGTGAACCGAATTTCGCGACCAAGGACCTTTTTCTGGGGTAA
- a CDS encoding metallophosphoesterase, with protein sequence MKILCIADHIDPRVYSCNIKTRFPDIDFVLSAGDLRLSYYDFITTNLNKPLFFVFGNHRLKGIEYYKKDYGVESYMRMHKKRQELAVGATYVDSKIVKEKGVLIAGLGGSIWYNGGKNQFTEFTMFLKMLHLLPRLLWNRIFHNRFLDILLTHSPPYGLHDKKDRCHRGFKVFRLFMKLFKPAYLVHGHVHLYSLEDKRKDAFCDTMVVNAYNYCIIEL encoded by the coding sequence ATGAAAATCCTCTGTATTGCCGATCACATCGATCCGAGGGTGTACAGCTGTAATATCAAAACCCGCTTTCCCGATATCGATTTTGTTCTGAGTGCGGGCGATCTCAGACTCAGCTACTATGATTTTATCACCACAAATTTGAACAAGCCGCTTTTTTTTGTATTTGGAAATCACCGGTTAAAAGGGATAGAATATTATAAAAAGGATTACGGTGTGGAATCATACATGCGGATGCATAAAAAAAGACAGGAACTCGCAGTAGGCGCCACCTACGTTGATTCAAAAATCGTCAAGGAAAAGGGCGTATTGATCGCGGGACTCGGGGGAAGCATCTGGTATAACGGCGGTAAAAACCAGTTTACCGAGTTTACCATGTTTCTTAAAATGCTTCACCTTCTGCCCCGGCTGCTGTGGAACAGGATATTTCATAACCGGTTTCTGGATATTCTCCTCACCCATTCACCCCCCTACGGTCTCCATGACAAAAAAGACAGATGTCACCGGGGTTTCAAGGTATTCCGGCTTTTTATGAAACTGTTCAAACCGGCGTATCTTGTTCACGGCCATGTGCATCTTTACAGCCTCGAAGACAAAAGAAAAGACGCCTTCTGTGACACGATGGTAGTGAACGCATACAACTACTGTATTATTGAATTATGA
- a CDS encoding transcriptional regulator, with protein sequence MIYSYNEQVQVDFDRARTREVFAKIFALLKNEKDELLAFDDIKSILKPKSTTYKGTFPVEISLIVGSEGRYKDFNKRFLPRYQHLRRRWQRVDMAHHQNKILPAVKLYEIGGVYFVRDGNHRVSVAKMQGAAFIDAEVISLDTEITITPEMGRKDLSNAVIAFEKERFFEATHLDVLRPECSIEFTSIGRYDDIIKHINGHKYFINIDQEEEIPFGKAMLSWYDNVFIPIITIITKENILNRFPERTPADLYVWIVRHWHELKERYGHDFSLKQAVLDFSQKYGKSFFDQIKEILRRIGFKIMKRKR encoded by the coding sequence ATGATATATTCATACAACGAACAAGTACAGGTCGATTTTGACCGCGCTCGAACGCGTGAGGTTTTCGCGAAGATTTTCGCCCTGCTTAAAAATGAAAAGGATGAACTCCTCGCCTTCGATGACATAAAGTCCATTCTCAAACCGAAATCGACGACCTACAAGGGCACTTTTCCCGTCGAGATTTCACTGATCGTGGGAAGCGAAGGACGGTACAAGGATTTCAACAAGCGTTTCCTTCCGCGGTACCAGCACCTCCGGAGAAGATGGCAGCGAGTGGACATGGCCCATCATCAGAATAAAATACTTCCCGCCGTCAAACTCTATGAGATCGGCGGGGTCTATTTCGTGCGCGACGGAAATCACCGGGTTTCGGTGGCGAAGATGCAGGGCGCCGCGTTCATCGACGCCGAAGTGATCTCCCTCGATACCGAAATTACGATAACACCGGAGATGGGACGCAAAGACCTCAGCAATGCCGTCATCGCTTTTGAAAAGGAGCGGTTTTTCGAGGCCACCCACCTTGATGTATTGCGGCCCGAATGCTCCATCGAGTTTACCTCGATCGGACGGTACGACGACATCATAAAACATATCAACGGCCACAAGTATTTTATCAATATCGATCAGGAGGAAGAAATCCCGTTCGGAAAAGCGATGCTTTCCTGGTACGACAATGTGTTTATTCCGATAATCACCATTATCACCAAAGAAAATATATTGAACCGTTTCCCCGAACGGACACCGGCGGACCTCTATGTCTGGATCGTCCGGCACTGGCATGAACTGAAGGAACGATACGGGCACGATTTTTCCCTGAAACAGGCGGTACTGGATTTCTCGCAAAAATACGGAAAGAGTTTTTTTGACCAGATAAAAGAGATTCTGCGCCGCATCGGTTTTAAGATAATGAAGCGGAAACGATAA
- a CDS encoding tetratricopeptide repeat protein, with protein sequence MKSFVSGIVFMLLFQTLCFPSYLEEADKLLQENKPEKALPLYEMALSEDPENERIFLDLALVYEMMKNIDKSIEILKRGLNIAHESKYLFYFHLGNNHYTLKKYSIALEMYKKALDLNPGLPDTYVNMANTKLKLALGLESRDEKIAAFGDIIRDYEKYLELYPKTPQRTEVEKMIALLSHYIRDKEDRERDLENLLKLLNSAEDSSKVIHAGTDTLESDYEEEDIED encoded by the coding sequence ATGAAAAGCTTTGTTTCAGGCATCGTTTTTATGCTGCTATTTCAGACGCTTTGTTTTCCATCCTATCTGGAGGAAGCGGACAAGCTGCTGCAGGAGAATAAACCGGAAAAAGCGCTTCCCCTCTACGAAATGGCCCTGAGTGAGGATCCGGAAAACGAGAGGATATTTTTAGACCTTGCGTTAGTGTATGAGATGATGAAAAATATCGATAAATCGATAGAAATTCTCAAACGGGGGCTGAATATTGCCCATGAATCGAAATATCTTTTCTATTTCCATCTGGGAAACAACCATTATACATTAAAAAAATACAGTATTGCTCTCGAAATGTATAAGAAGGCGCTTGATTTGAATCCGGGATTACCCGATACCTATGTCAATATGGCAAATACGAAACTCAAGCTTGCACTTGGACTCGAAAGCAGGGATGAGAAAATCGCGGCTTTCGGCGATATTATCAGGGATTACGAAAAATATCTCGAGTTATACCCGAAGACCCCCCAGCGGACGGAAGTCGAAAAAATGATAGCGCTCCTCTCCCACTATATACGGGACAAGGAGGATAGGGAACGGGATCTGGAGAACCTCCTGAAACTGCTCAACTCGGCGGAAGATTCGAGCAAGGTGATCCATGCGGGAACCGACACCCTTGAATCGGACTATGAAGAAGAAGATATCGAGGACTGA
- a CDS encoding tetratricopeptide repeat protein — protein MDRKKILLAIFALILIIIIVLLFLFFPRGGEGGEGKRENAIKLIERYAGKGEYDRALNLLEDLLLDNPDDEEVLELQDRILDEKQRAERERDVADDKERDRERRQMDKLIESIKDTEQKGPQATYYEEKIGGTPTPKKSKEETVKDLLEKGEKQIELGDYDGARDTLDDVLELDDDNAMAHALIGLSYIRENPEDENSQDLAEENAKKSVQEDPTLALPHEVLAEVYEQRGKLDEAENEWKQAIILDKENWEAYYNLGVVQYRMRKYSDARKSFESCLKIKPNHEKAHFNKGLCYIKLGDRDEAIKAFQRAISYKKDYDKAYSQLGQLLDEKGEYAAAAEAFRNAVRYSPSDARYQRYLADALIKTGDYTGAEKALKEALRLEPDYVDAHYKMAVVKYDIGKPQEALTYAKEAVKALPDNPKYNYQLGLVYEALKDTDNAQKYYKLAIELDPRYILPLVNLGNIYKASGLYDMALPLFSAAYKLDADSYMVNNNLGSIYIAKESFRESIPYLEKAVSLEPNEIEPHYNLGVAYKRVGKISEAKKAFSECLSIDPSYWDAYYEYALILIEEGDKPRAKTLLQTLLAKKPDYSKKSEVERLLSTL, from the coding sequence GTGGACAGAAAAAAAATTTTACTTGCTATATTTGCCCTTATCCTTATCATCATTATCGTACTCCTCTTCCTCTTTTTTCCTCGCGGGGGAGAAGGAGGAGAAGGCAAGAGAGAGAACGCGATCAAACTTATCGAGCGATATGCCGGGAAAGGGGAGTATGACCGCGCGTTGAATCTTCTGGAAGACCTTTTACTCGACAATCCCGATGACGAGGAGGTGCTCGAACTTCAGGACAGGATACTGGATGAAAAACAGCGTGCCGAACGGGAAAGGGATGTTGCGGACGACAAGGAACGCGACAGGGAACGGCGGCAGATGGATAAACTCATCGAATCGATAAAGGACACTGAACAAAAAGGGCCGCAAGCGACATATTATGAAGAAAAGATAGGCGGCACACCGACACCGAAAAAAAGCAAAGAGGAGACGGTAAAGGATCTCCTTGAAAAGGGAGAAAAGCAGATAGAACTCGGGGATTACGACGGTGCCCGCGATACCCTTGATGACGTACTCGAACTCGACGACGATAATGCCATGGCGCACGCCCTCATCGGCCTGAGTTATATCAGGGAAAATCCGGAGGACGAAAACAGCCAGGATCTTGCCGAGGAAAACGCCAAAAAGTCGGTACAGGAAGATCCGACGCTGGCCCTCCCTCACGAGGTCCTCGCCGAAGTCTATGAACAACGGGGAAAACTCGATGAGGCTGAAAACGAGTGGAAACAGGCCATTATTCTGGACAAGGAAAATTGGGAAGCGTATTACAATCTCGGCGTCGTTCAGTACCGGATGAGGAAATATTCGGATGCGCGAAAATCCTTTGAATCGTGTCTCAAAATAAAACCGAATCATGAAAAGGCCCACTTTAACAAGGGTTTGTGTTATATAAAACTCGGCGACCGTGACGAGGCGATCAAGGCCTTTCAACGGGCCATCTCCTATAAAAAGGATTACGATAAGGCATACTCACAGCTCGGCCAGCTGCTCGACGAGAAAGGGGAGTACGCGGCCGCGGCCGAGGCTTTCAGGAACGCGGTGCGTTATTCACCATCGGACGCCCGCTACCAGCGGTATCTTGCCGATGCGCTGATAAAAACGGGCGATTATACGGGTGCGGAAAAGGCTCTGAAAGAGGCGCTCCGCCTCGAACCCGATTACGTCGACGCGCACTATAAAATGGCGGTCGTCAAATACGACATCGGCAAACCGCAGGAAGCCCTCACGTACGCAAAGGAGGCGGTAAAGGCATTACCGGACAATCCGAAATACAACTACCAGCTGGGTTTAGTCTATGAAGCCTTGAAAGACACGGACAACGCCCAGAAATACTATAAACTGGCGATCGAACTCGACCCGCGATATATCCTTCCCCTTGTCAATCTCGGCAATATATACAAAGCCTCGGGGCTTTACGACATGGCGCTCCCGCTGTTTAGCGCCGCCTACAAACTCGATGCGGACAGCTACATGGTGAACAACAATCTGGGAAGTATCTATATCGCGAAGGAAAGCTTCAGGGAGAGTATTCCGTATCTGGAAAAAGCAGTTTCGCTTGAACCGAACGAAATCGAGCCGCATTACAATCTCGGCGTGGCATACAAGCGTGTGGGGAAAATTTCCGAAGCGAAGAAGGCCTTCAGCGAATGCCTCAGCATCGATCCCTCATACTGGGACGCGTATTACGAATACGCCCTCATCCTCATCGAGGAAGGGGACAAACCGCGGGCGAAGACCCTTCTTCAGACCCTTCTGGCCAAAAAACCGGATTATTCGAAAAAGAGCGAGGTGGAACGCCTGCTTTCGACGCTGTAG
- a CDS encoding tetratricopeptide repeat protein — MPALIALIIIIGLGLIVFIVIMIRRILGPRRIEQLVELLNQNKTGYVIRYAKRLIGREPRNTAAHYILGKAYCAEENYDMALVEFRTVNNIGIFDHQYCQEIPFRKEVAELYKQFEQTEEALKEYLLLAQLEPFNPEHYYECGLLFEERNNNEAAAQYFQKAIDVDKSHSNAHYKLGYLNYRQKKTIEAKIELELALRHNPENRYAHFFLAKLLQDAHDLSNAIAHFEQAQKSPELKMKATVERGHTAIMMGKYEKAIPELQRALTYSADEGDNDTLYGRYYLAEAYEKIRDIERAVENWEKIYAKKPNFLDVSGKLSQYQELRIDDRVKDYLTSKNDVFMSMCREVVAAMNLEIRETTELANGCQIIAVEAESKWRNARKLPRLIRFYRISDVIKDATVRSIHEEMKKLNVNRGIVFTTSGYSKPAMDFAETRPIDLFDKDKLQEYLNQTTK; from the coding sequence ATTCCTGCACTGATAGCCCTCATTATCATCATCGGCCTGGGATTGATTGTCTTTATCGTTATTATGATAAGGAGAATCCTTGGCCCAAGAAGGATCGAACAACTGGTCGAACTGCTGAACCAGAACAAGACCGGGTATGTCATCAGGTACGCAAAAAGGCTGATCGGCCGCGAACCCAGAAATACGGCAGCCCATTATATTCTCGGCAAGGCGTATTGTGCCGAGGAAAATTACGATATGGCACTCGTCGAGTTCCGGACGGTCAACAACATCGGCATATTCGATCATCAATATTGCCAGGAAATTCCTTTCAGGAAAGAAGTGGCCGAACTTTACAAGCAGTTCGAGCAGACGGAAGAAGCCCTGAAGGAATACCTCCTTCTCGCCCAACTCGAACCGTTCAATCCGGAGCATTATTATGAATGCGGCCTGCTTTTTGAAGAGCGCAACAACAACGAAGCCGCGGCCCAGTACTTTCAGAAAGCGATCGACGTCGATAAAAGCCATTCGAACGCGCACTACAAATTGGGGTATCTTAACTACCGCCAGAAAAAGACGATCGAGGCCAAAATCGAGCTCGAACTGGCATTGCGGCACAATCCGGAAAACAGATACGCCCACTTTTTCCTTGCCAAACTGCTCCAGGACGCGCACGATCTTTCGAACGCGATCGCGCATTTCGAGCAGGCGCAGAAAAGCCCCGAACTGAAAATGAAGGCGACGGTGGAGCGGGGTCATACCGCGATCATGATGGGCAAATACGAAAAGGCGATTCCCGAACTCCAGCGCGCGCTCACTTACTCGGCCGACGAAGGGGATAACGACACCCTCTACGGCCGCTACTACCTTGCCGAAGCGTATGAAAAAATCCGGGATATCGAACGGGCGGTCGAAAACTGGGAAAAAATATATGCGAAAAAACCGAACTTTCTGGACGTCTCGGGCAAGTTGAGCCAGTACCAGGAACTCAGAATCGACGACAGGGTGAAGGATTATCTGACATCGAAAAACGATGTCTTCATGTCGATGTGCAGGGAAGTCGTTGCCGCCATGAACCTCGAAATAAGGGAAACAACCGAACTCGCGAACGGCTGCCAGATCATTGCCGTCGAAGCGGAATCGAAATGGAGGAATGCACGAAAGCTTCCTCGGCTCATCCGCTTTTACCGTATTTCGGATGTGATCAAGGATGCGACGGTGCGCTCGATTCATGAAGAAATGAAGAAACTGAACGTCAACCGGGGGATTGTATTTACGACATCGGGATATTCGAAACCCGCCATGGATTTCGCGGAAACGCGGCCGATCGATCTTTTCGACAAAGACAAATTACAGGAATATCTCAACCAGACGACGAAATAA